From the Sporichthyaceae bacterium genome, the window GCGGTTGGCCGCGCGTCGGTTGGCCGAGCGGGCGACACGTTGGCTGCTGGCCAAGCGCCGTCCGCCGATCGACATCGGCGCCGAGTTGGCGGCCTTCGGCGCCCCCGTCCGTGAGGTGCTCGAACTGTTGCCGAAGGCGTTGTGCGGGCCGGACGCGCAGGCGTTGACCGCCCGCCGCGACGCCCTGGTCGACGCCGGGGTGCCGGCCGGGCTGGCGTTGCGGACGGCCGGGTTCGAACTGGCCTACGTGGCGTTGGACGTCGTCGAGGTGTCCCGCAGCCACAACCGCTCGTTGGCCGACACCGCGGCGGTGTACTTCCTGCTGGCCGAGCAGCTGGAGATCAGCGCGCTGCGGGCCGCGGTCGACGGGCTGCCGCGCGACGACCGCTGGAAGGCGATGGCCCGGGCCAGCCTACGCGCGGACCTGATGGCCGCGCATGCCGCGCTGACCGCCGAAGTGCTGGAGGCCGGCGGGCCGGGCTCGGCGCCGGCCGGGGCGTTCGCGGCCTGGCGCGCCGAGGCCGGCGACGCGGTGGACCGGGCCGGGGCGGTGCTGGCCGACATCGCGGGCGGTGCCGAGGCCGACCTGGCGGCCGCTTCGGTCGCCCTGCGCGCCTTCCGCGGTCTCTTGCGCGGCACGCTAATCTGACGGCGCGTCACCCACGGTCCCTAAGGAGCACATAGTGGCGGATCAGCAGCGCATCTCGGCGTCGGTCGACATCGCGGCACCGGCGGAGAAGGTCTGGGCAATGATCAGCGACCTGCCCCGGATGGGCGAGTGGAGCCCCGAGAACGTCGGGGGCAAGTGGATCGGCGGCGCCGCGAGTGCCGTGACCGGCGCCAAGTTCAAGGGCGACAACAAGAACGGCGGCAAGAAGTGGTCGGTCCCGGTGAGGATCACCGACGCGACCGCGCCCCAGCGCCTGGAGTTCGTGGTCGGCGTCGGCCCGGTCAAGGGCGCCACCTGGATCTACGACATCGCTGCGACCGCGAGCGGCTGCAAGGTCACCGAGACCTGGGTCGACACCCGCAGCGGGCCACTGAAGATCGACGCGATCGGCAAACTGGTCACCGGCGTCCCCAAGCGCACCGACTACGCCCGCACCTCGATCGAGACCACCCTGGCGAACCTGAAGAAGGCCGCCGAGAGCTGAGCGCGCCACCCCCAAAAGCTCCCACTTCTGCTGCGTGTCCCACCTATCGGACGACCTTGATACGTGGGACACGCAGCAGAAGTCGGGGGTTTGGGGGGGTGGGTGCGGTGGGTCAGTCCATGTGCGGGTAGCGCCACTCGTGCGGTGGCACGAAGTTCTCCTTGATCGAGCGTGGGCTCGTCCAGCGCAGCAGGTTCAGCGCCGAGCCGGCCTTGTCGTTGGTGCCCGAGGCGCGGGCGCCGCCGAAGGGCTGCTGCCCCACGACCGCGCCGGTCGGCTTGTCGTTGACGTAGAAGTTCCCCGCCGCGAACCGCAGGGCGTGCGCGGCCTCGGTGACCGCCGCCCGATCCGTCGCGAACACCGCCCCGGTCAGGCCGTAGGGCGAGCCCGTGTCGATCAGCTCCAGCACCCGGTGCCAGTCGCCGTCCGGGTAGACGAAGACGGCCAGCAGTGGGCCGAAGTACTCGGTCGTGAAGATCTCGTCGGTGGGGTCGCTGCCGAGCACGACCGTGGGGCGCACGAACCAGCCCTGCGAGTCGTCGCACTGCCCGCCGGCCACGATCCGGTTGGCCGGGCGCGACCGGGCGCCCTCGATCGCCGCGCTCAGTTTGCGGTAGGCGCGATCGTCGATGACCGCACCGAGGAAGTTGGACAGGTCGGCCACGTCGCCCATCGGCAGTGCCGCGGCGCCGGCGGCCAGGTCGTCGCCGATGCGGTCCCACACCGACTGCGCGACGAACGCCCGGGAGGCCGCCGAGCACTTCTGGCCCTGGTACTCGAACGCCCCGCGCAGCAGGGCGACGCGCACCGCCTCCGGATCGGCCGACGGGTGCGCCAGCACGAAGTCCTTTCCGCCGGTCTCGCCGACCAGTCGCGGATAGGTGCGGTAGCCGACGATGTTCTCCCCGACCGTGCGCCACAGGTGCTGGAAGACCCCGGTGGACCCGGTGAAATGGATCCCGGCGAGCTGATGGTCGCTCAGAACCACGTCGGAGACGGCTTTCCCGTTGCCGGGGAGCAGGTTGACCACACCCGGCGGCAGGCCCGCGGCCTCCAGCAGACGCATCGTCAGTTGCGCCGACAGCATCTGCGTGGTTGCCGGCTTCCAGAGCACGGTGTTGCCCATCAAGGCCGGGGCGGTCGGCAGGTTTCCCGCGATCGAGGTGAAGTTGAAGGGCGTGACCGCGTAGACGAAACCCTCCAGCGGCCGGTGGTCGGTGCGGTTCCACGTCCCGGGCGAGGAGACCGGCTGGCCGGCCCGGATCTGCTCGGCGAAGCGCACGTTCCAACGCCAGAAGTCGATGAGCTCGCAGGCTGCGTCGATCTCGGACTGCACCGCGGTCTTGGACTGCCCGAGCATGGTCGCTGCGTTCATCGCCGCGCGCCAGGGCCCGGCCAGCAGGTCGGCGGCGCGCAGGAACACCGCGGCGCGCTCGTCGAACGGCAGGTCACGCCAGGCGGGCCCGGCCCGCAGCGCGGCTCGCACGGCCGTCGTTGCATCGGCCTCGTCGGCCATACGACCGGTGCCGAGAAGCATCGCGTGCTCGTGCGGGGCGCGCACCTCGAAGCCGGTGCCCCCGCCGGTGCGCTGCTCGCCGTCGATCGTGGTGGTGAGCTCGACGCACTGACTGGAGACGTTCTTCAGCTCGGTGAGCAGGACACCGCGCTCCGCGGTGCCGGGCGCGTAGGACAAAGCGGCTTCGTTCCGCGGCGCGGGCACCGATGCGATTCCGTCCACGACCGTCCTCCCCTGGACGTGGGCGCGGCCAAGATCGCGCCCACG encodes:
- a CDS encoding SRPBCC family protein, which produces MADQQRISASVDIAAPAEKVWAMISDLPRMGEWSPENVGGKWIGGAASAVTGAKFKGDNKNGGKKWSVPVRITDATAPQRLEFVVGVGPVKGATWIYDIAATASGCKVTETWVDTRSGPLKIDAIGKLVTGVPKRTDYARTSIETTLANLKKAAES
- the pruA gene encoding L-glutamate gamma-semialdehyde dehydrogenase; its protein translation is MDGIASVPAPRNEAALSYAPGTAERGVLLTELKNVSSQCVELTTTIDGEQRTGGGTGFEVRAPHEHAMLLGTGRMADEADATTAVRAALRAGPAWRDLPFDERAAVFLRAADLLAGPWRAAMNAATMLGQSKTAVQSEIDAACELIDFWRWNVRFAEQIRAGQPVSSPGTWNRTDHRPLEGFVYAVTPFNFTSIAGNLPTAPALMGNTVLWKPATTQMLSAQLTMRLLEAAGLPPGVVNLLPGNGKAVSDVVLSDHQLAGIHFTGSTGVFQHLWRTVGENIVGYRTYPRLVGETGGKDFVLAHPSADPEAVRVALLRGAFEYQGQKCSAASRAFVAQSVWDRIGDDLAAGAAALPMGDVADLSNFLGAVIDDRAYRKLSAAIEGARSRPANRIVAGGQCDDSQGWFVRPTVVLGSDPTDEIFTTEYFGPLLAVFVYPDGDWHRVLELIDTGSPYGLTGAVFATDRAAVTEAAHALRFAAGNFYVNDKPTGAVVGQQPFGGARASGTNDKAGSALNLLRWTSPRSIKENFVPPHEWRYPHMD